From Candidatus Atribacteria bacterium ADurb.Bin276, one genomic window encodes:
- the idhA gene encoding Inositol 2-dehydrogenase — MDKVRFVLVGAGRAGMVHGRNLTNYIPEAELVAIVDIDESRARQSAEEVGVKKYSTSLDDILKKENIDAVCIGSLTFTHREIVEKATAAGKHVFSEKPLAQNLEEAKKIKEVVNKTGIKFQIGFMRRYDPAIRKAYQMVQDGIIGDLVVIKSTGRGPGLPPAWIWDRSKSGGMLAEVSAHDIDSVLWFTGKKPERIYMEAKNFKSPQASEKFPDFYDHYIVTVTFQDGPLGSIDGGCPVGYAYDGRMEILGNKGMIRIGTTEGNGPVLMTLDKKAICDTHDAWRNRFKEGYLEEMKSFIRCIQKDEKPEPSVVDGFRAVQVVEYAHRSIKQQKPINFDGEW, encoded by the coding sequence TTGGATAAAGTCAGATTTGTTTTGGTTGGAGCCGGAAGGGCAGGAATGGTTCATGGTCGGAATTTAACGAACTATATTCCAGAAGCTGAATTGGTAGCAATAGTTGATATTGATGAAAGTAGGGCAAGACAATCGGCAGAAGAAGTTGGAGTAAAAAAATACTCAACCAGCCTCGATGATATATTAAAAAAAGAAAATATCGATGCAGTATGTATTGGGTCGTTGACTTTTACTCATCGAGAAATCGTTGAAAAAGCTACTGCAGCAGGGAAGCATGTTTTTTCTGAAAAACCTTTGGCACAAAACCTTGAAGAAGCCAAAAAGATTAAAGAGGTCGTTAATAAAACTGGGATAAAATTTCAAATCGGTTTTATGAGGCGATACGATCCGGCCATACGAAAAGCCTATCAAATGGTTCAAGATGGAATTATTGGAGATTTGGTGGTGATTAAATCGACCGGTCGAGGACCAGGGCTTCCTCCGGCCTGGATTTGGGATCGATCAAAGAGTGGTGGAATGTTGGCCGAAGTTTCTGCTCACGATATTGATTCGGTTTTATGGTTTACCGGAAAAAAACCGGAAAGAATTTACATGGAAGCAAAAAATTTTAAATCACCCCAAGCCAGCGAGAAATTTCCTGATTTTTATGACCATTATATTGTGACTGTTACTTTCCAGGATGGTCCATTAGGATCAATTGATGGTGGTTGTCCGGTTGGATACGCTTACGATGGAAGGATGGAAATATTAGGTAACAAGGGCATGATAAGAATTGGAACCACCGAAGGGAATGGTCCGGTATTAATGACTTTGGATAAAAAAGCCATTTGTGACACCCATGATGCTTGGAGAAACCGTTTTAAAGAAGGTTATTTGGAAGAAATGAAATCGTTTATTCGATGTATACAGAAGGATGAAAAGCCGGAACCATCGGTGGTAGATGGTTTTCGGGCGGTGCAAGTGGTGGAATATGCCCACCGATCAATAAAACAACAAAAACCGATAAATTTTGATGGGGAGTGGTGA
- the nfo gene encoding endonuclease 4, translated as MKLQNFQIKDNLVIQKFLEIRKKSNWKNRLNLSWSNWGFGIESFETSCARLAKHNIHYVELHGNKYGPDLGYKAKEIRPILDDYGIKVGGICGMVSPDSELSSNKPHITQRSIDYFHRHIEFCAEMGGKYILFAPGAVGRPQKYDDSEFYRAGDAIRILADDFQKHGIRAAIEPVRAAEVSFCHTFKEAKALIDYINHPGVQHIGGDLYHMLVGEDHIGTTIIEYGNYLTNLHTADTQRGALGKGFLDVDIFIMALYCIGYNNESCFVTPEPLGPGGDPYPAMWGKPDPKSLDELVGQTADYFYEREEIILSATDEELLR; from the coding sequence ATGAAGCTCCAAAATTTCCAAATAAAGGACAACTTAGTTATTCAAAAATTTCTCGAAATACGGAAAAAAAGCAACTGGAAAAATCGTTTGAATTTATCCTGGAGTAATTGGGGATTTGGCATTGAATCTTTTGAAACCTCTTGTGCCCGATTGGCAAAGCATAATATCCACTATGTTGAATTACACGGAAACAAGTATGGACCTGATTTAGGCTATAAAGCCAAAGAAATACGTCCAATTTTAGATGATTACGGGATCAAAGTTGGAGGAATCTGTGGTATGGTTTCTCCTGATTCAGAGCTTTCCAGCAACAAACCTCATATTACTCAGAGATCAATCGACTACTTTCACCGGCATATAGAATTTTGCGCCGAAATGGGCGGAAAATATATTCTATTCGCGCCTGGAGCAGTTGGTCGACCTCAAAAGTACGATGATAGTGAATTTTACCGAGCGGGTGATGCCATCCGTATTCTAGCTGATGATTTTCAAAAGCATGGAATCCGAGCTGCAATAGAGCCAGTTCGAGCTGCGGAGGTGAGTTTTTGCCACACTTTCAAAGAAGCGAAAGCTCTCATCGATTACATTAACCATCCTGGTGTTCAACATATTGGAGGCGACCTTTATCACATGTTAGTTGGCGAGGATCATATCGGAACCACCATCATTGAATACGGTAACTATCTAACCAACCTCCACACCGCTGATACTCAAAGAGGAGCACTGGGAAAAGGTTTCCTTGATGTTGATATTTTTATTATGGCTCTCTACTGTATTGGATATAACAATGAATCCTGCTTTGTTACTCCTGAACCGTTAGGACCCGGTGGAGACCCCTATCCTGCTATGTGGGGAAAACCAGATCCGAAGAGTTTAGATGAGTTGGTTGGGCAAACTGCCGATTACTTCTATGAAAGAGAAGAAATTATCCTATCGGCAACCGATGAAGAGTTATTACGATAA
- the yvoA_1 gene encoding HTH-type transcriptional repressor YvoA, with translation MSTLNRKTPIPLYYQLIEMIRKDIETGVLKPGDIIPSERELSERYQISRPTVRQAIKELAYEGLLNREKGRGTFVSRPKFNYGFIQQFSTFYDDMAEKGYQVHTKVLNIEVRNDLPNIGKILTIAENDPIICIQRMRYVEGEPIVKVSNFIPLSLCPDLIHEDLTDKSLYRTLFEKYHLRAFRAEITLEATVADDLDSKVLEIPEGAPVIFMKNITYTPENTIMDYFQSRFRGDKGKIKVEVFSK, from the coding sequence GTGTCAACCTTAAATCGTAAAACCCCCATACCTCTCTATTATCAATTAATAGAAATGATTCGTAAAGATATTGAAACCGGTGTTTTAAAACCAGGAGACATTATTCCTTCGGAAAGGGAATTGTCAGAGAGATATCAAATCAGCCGGCCTACCGTCCGCCAGGCTATAAAAGAATTAGCTTATGAAGGTCTCCTCAATCGCGAAAAAGGAAGGGGGACCTTTGTTTCCCGCCCCAAGTTTAATTACGGTTTCATTCAACAGTTTTCAACTTTTTATGACGACATGGCAGAGAAAGGTTATCAAGTTCACACCAAAGTTTTGAACATTGAAGTGAGAAATGACCTTCCTAATATTGGGAAAATTTTAACCATTGCTGAAAATGATCCTATTATCTGCATTCAAAGGATGCGCTATGTTGAAGGGGAGCCAATTGTCAAAGTTTCTAACTTTATTCCCTTATCTCTCTGCCCTGATCTTATTCATGAAGACCTTACCGATAAGTCGCTCTACCGAACTCTCTTTGAAAAATACCACCTTCGGGCCTTTCGAGCCGAGATAACTTTAGAAGCAACAGTAGCTGATGACCTTGATTCGAAAGTTCTGGAAATTCCCGAAGGAGCTCCGGTAATATTCATGAAAAACATCACTTATACTCCAGAAAATACCATTATGGATTACTTTCAATCCCGTTTTCGGGGTGATAAAGGAAAAATTAAAGTCGAAGTATTTTCTAAATAA
- a CDS encoding glucose-6-phosphate isomerase has translation MKPYNVVINFESGTLDPGKRIIRKVSDVKNMFYDTQAAEELIQKGDPLVYEVIYADVPEEQGHLGHCTTIIYPGKIGNEYFLTKGHYHEKLSTAEIYFCLRGQGRLIMESTDGDCEVLEMFPGSASYIPPNWSHRTMNVGNELLVFYCIFPADAGHDYATIEEQGYPKLVVEIDGKVTVIDNPKRKNK, from the coding sequence ATGAAACCTTATAATGTCGTAATCAATTTTGAATCGGGGACGCTAGACCCTGGTAAACGAATTATTCGCAAAGTCAGTGACGTAAAAAACATGTTTTATGATACTCAAGCCGCTGAAGAATTAATCCAAAAAGGCGATCCACTGGTTTATGAAGTGATTTATGCTGATGTACCCGAAGAGCAGGGGCACTTAGGCCACTGCACGACCATTATTTATCCGGGAAAAATCGGGAATGAATATTTCCTAACCAAAGGACATTATCATGAGAAACTCAGCACTGCCGAAATATACTTTTGTTTACGAGGGCAGGGGAGGTTGATCATGGAATCTACCGATGGTGATTGTGAAGTTTTAGAAATGTTTCCTGGTTCAGCTTCCTACATCCCCCCCAATTGGTCGCATCGGACCATGAATGTTGGAAACGAGCTGTTAGTCTTTTATTGTATTTTCCCTGCCGATGCTGGTCATGATTACGCCACTATTGAAGAACAAGGTTATCCGAAATTGGTCGTTGAAATTGATGGGAAGGTTACAGTTATCGACAACCCAAAACGTAAAAATAAATAA
- the xylB_5 gene encoding Xylulose kinase, protein MTYLIGCDLGTTATKTALFNDKGELIVVEKVDSNIIYGDDRSVTQDPDEMFQSVIQSVKKVMEKSGISPNQVAAIALDSQMAGIMGVDDRGEAATPYDSWLDFRSADYAEMMKKEAEQLVIRQSGMGPSINHGPKILWWKHERPEIYRKIKKFTVPSSWITQKLAGLSGEETYLDYTNLHFTCFGDLRNLRWDKEILQIFDVEEDKFPRIVDPCLQIGKLQQPWAKEMGLLAGIPLIAGCGDQAANALGAGVSEPGIAFDVAGTASCFSLFVDEYNPDVKYKALMLAQSVLKDFYYVMAYINGGGMDLEWAKKELFREWADSRDAFQLMAQEIEQNAPKPSGVIFIPHLRGRNFPTQPWLRGVFAGFSWDHRRENLYRAILEGIAFEYAFYLKVIRELIPNLTFKEVRVIGGGAKSPLWNRIKASILKVPYVELNRQEYAVWGAALIAGHAVGVFQDLQKTSLNSVEKKKVHYPDEKLSKVYEKFIPYYLETMDKMNEVFEKYRELL, encoded by the coding sequence ATGACTTATTTGATTGGTTGTGACTTGGGAACAACGGCTACAAAAACAGCTCTTTTTAATGATAAGGGTGAATTGATAGTTGTTGAGAAGGTTGATTCCAATATAATTTATGGCGATGATCGGAGTGTTACCCAGGATCCTGATGAAATGTTTCAATCGGTTATACAATCGGTCAAGAAAGTTATGGAGAAGAGTGGTATTTCTCCGAACCAAGTTGCAGCAATAGCACTTGATAGTCAAATGGCAGGAATTATGGGAGTTGATGATCGGGGTGAAGCAGCGACCCCCTATGATTCTTGGTTAGATTTTCGTTCGGCAGATTATGCTGAAATGATGAAAAAGGAAGCAGAACAATTAGTTATTCGTCAGAGTGGCATGGGACCAAGTATCAATCACGGTCCAAAAATTTTATGGTGGAAACATGAAAGACCAGAAATTTATCGAAAGATTAAAAAATTCACCGTTCCTTCCAGTTGGATAACGCAAAAGTTAGCTGGGTTATCTGGTGAAGAAACTTATTTAGATTATACCAATTTGCACTTTACCTGTTTTGGAGACCTTCGCAATCTTCGTTGGGACAAAGAAATCCTTCAGATATTTGATGTTGAAGAGGATAAATTCCCTCGAATAGTTGATCCTTGTCTGCAAATTGGTAAGTTGCAACAACCATGGGCAAAAGAAATGGGGTTGTTAGCTGGGATTCCTCTGATAGCTGGTTGTGGTGATCAAGCAGCAAATGCCTTAGGAGCTGGAGTATCTGAACCAGGAATTGCTTTTGATGTTGCCGGGACTGCATCATGCTTTAGCTTGTTTGTCGATGAATACAATCCTGATGTAAAATATAAAGCCCTCATGTTAGCCCAATCTGTTTTAAAAGATTTTTATTATGTTATGGCTTATATTAACGGTGGTGGAATGGATTTAGAATGGGCAAAAAAAGAGCTCTTTCGGGAATGGGCTGATTCCCGTGATGCTTTCCAATTAATGGCTCAGGAAATAGAACAAAATGCACCAAAACCTTCGGGAGTTATATTTATTCCCCACTTACGAGGAAGAAATTTTCCCACCCAACCCTGGCTACGAGGAGTTTTTGCTGGTTTTAGCTGGGATCACCGGCGTGAAAATCTATACCGAGCGATATTGGAGGGCATAGCTTTTGAATATGCTTTTTACTTAAAAGTCATTCGAGAATTGATACCCAACCTTACTTTTAAAGAAGTTCGGGTGATTGGGGGAGGAGCAAAGTCTCCTCTTTGGAATAGGATTAAAGCGAGTATTTTAAAAGTACCCTATGTTGAATTAAATCGCCAAGAATATGCAGTATGGGGTGCAGCTTTAATCGCTGGTCATGCAGTCGGTGTATTTCAAGATTTGCAAAAAACTTCTCTCAATTCGGTTGAAAAGAAAAAAGTTCATTATCCAGATGAAAAATTATCAAAAGTCTATGAAAAATTTATCCCTTATTATTTGGAAACCATGGACAAAATGAATGAAGTTTTTGAAAAATATCGAGAGTTATTATGA
- a CDS encoding methylcobalamin:coenzyme M methyltransferase, translating into MWNKLSNPPAPLGYDSEGLQKLKEGAKKLRETTDRAIVGLFGGNLHEIPQFLFRADNWFMMLASEPEKTHHFLDQLVEYHLNNLEKYLSAVGEYIDVIQFGDDLGMQTGPQISKKMYDTFLKPRHSILWNQAKKLAKVKVMLHCCGGVYPLMPSFIEAGLDIINPVQTTCKDMEAERLKREFGKDMVFWGGGCNTRDVLGVGTPQQIAEDVRERVRILAPGGGFVFQQIHNIMANVPPENIEAMFQAIHTA; encoded by the coding sequence TGGAATAAGTTATCGAATCCACCTGCTCCTTTGGGATATGATTCAGAAGGTTTGCAGAAATTGAAAGAAGGAGCCAAGAAACTTCGCGAAACGACTGATCGAGCAATCGTTGGTCTTTTTGGTGGAAACCTTCATGAAATCCCTCAGTTTCTTTTCCGTGCAGACAATTGGTTTATGATGTTAGCATCGGAGCCAGAAAAAACCCATCACTTTTTAGATCAATTGGTTGAATACCATTTAAACAACTTAGAAAAGTACCTTTCAGCCGTTGGTGAATATATTGATGTTATCCAATTTGGGGATGATTTAGGGATGCAAACCGGTCCCCAAATTTCTAAAAAGATGTATGATACCTTTCTTAAACCTCGTCATAGTATTCTTTGGAACCAGGCGAAAAAGTTAGCCAAGGTAAAGGTTATGCTTCATTGTTGTGGTGGAGTTTATCCTCTTATGCCGAGTTTTATTGAAGCAGGATTAGACATTATTAATCCGGTACAAACCACTTGTAAGGACATGGAAGCCGAGCGACTAAAAAGGGAATTTGGAAAGGATATGGTTTTTTGGGGAGGGGGATGTAATACACGAGATGTTTTAGGAGTTGGCACTCCTCAACAAATAGCTGAAGATGTTCGAGAAAGAGTGAGAATTCTTGCACCCGGGGGCGGTTTTGTATTTCAACAGATCCACAACATAATGGCCAATGTCCCGCCAGAAAATATTGAAGCAATGTTTCAGGCTATTCATACCGCTTAA